gtgtgctggtcctaggactggaactcaagtcctgagctctatccttgagctttttcactcaagtctggcattctGCCGCTTGAACTGAAattctacttatggctttttggcagttaattggagataaagagcctcagggactttcctgtcttgactggcttcgaactggaatcttcagatcacagcttcctgagtagctaggattacaagtctgagccactggcacctggtcaaTTCTTCCCTTCTTGAGGCCTATTCTGGCAGTATATAGGACATTTTCAGCAAAATACCATTCAAAATTTGGAGGAAAATGAAATTTTGATTTCTGTTGAAGTtacctttcgtgtgtgtgtgtgtgtgtgtgtgtgtgtcactgtcaCTGAATTACATTTCCAGTCCTATTTGCACAAATAAAGTTGGCTATTTGTGGTCTCTGTATCAGTGGCTCCTCAGAGTCTGCAGCTGAAGTGGGGGGGCCCATTGAGGCACAGTGTCTATCTGTGGCATTTTCTCAGGGTTTTCAGAACTAAATGAGGCCATTAGGAATCCCATGTGTTGACTATTCCTGTGCATATTCCTTTGACTAAACTAAAGTGGAAGCATGACCATTTACAAGTTGCTGTATTGTTCTTGTCATCTGACTCACCTTAGATAAAGAACCGGTAGTTATTTTTGTATAGATTTTTGTTACTGATATTGTACACTTGCATTTGTGCAATATCCATATAATAACATTTACAAATTTTGTGGCACAGTAGTGCAACATAAGATTTCCCACGTGGCTGTTCAGTGTACAGCTCAGAGCCCTAAGTGCATTTGCGTCATTGTATGGCCAATGTTGTGCTGTATGGTCATGACCACGGTCCACTTGCAAAACTTTCACCTCATCCCACAGTGAAGCCCCATTCCCCTCAAACAACTCCCCACTCCTCCTGCCCTCAGCTTCTGGGGGAACCTCTATTCTACATCTGTTTAATGAATTTTCCTAGTCCAGGTGTTTGATACATGGAATTTGTCTATTTGTGTCTGGCTTATGTTACTTAGCCATGTTTTCAAGATTtcatctgtggtgtgtgtgtgtgtgtgtgtgtgtgtgtgtgtgtgtgtgtgtgtgtgtgtgtgttccattttGCTTATCCATTCACTAGTTAATGGACATTGCTGTTGTTTCTAGATTTCAGCTCTGGTACCTAATGCTGCTGGAGAGGGGTACCATGCCTGCACAAGTACCTGCTTTTGTCTCTGGTTATATACATAGAAATTGGATGGCCAGGTCacgtggtattttttttttttctggttgtgggtcttgaactctgggcctgggtgctgtccctgagctcttcaactcaaggctagtgttctaccacttgagccacagctccacttccggttttctggtggttcatcagagataagagtctcatagactttcctgcccgggctggctttgactcatgatcctcgggtctcagcctgagcctcctgagtagctagaattacacgcatgagccactggtgcctggctcacatGGTGATTCTTAATTCACTTTTCAGGAACTGCCAGACCAGTCTCATATTGGCCATACTcacgatcacacacacacacaatcatacttgtttttcttttgtgtaacAGTGGCCATCTCATGGGTACTGgatggtgttgttgttgtttttaattttattttattgtcaaggtgatatacagaggggttataattacatatgtgtacatTCCTTGTCttaacattgttacccccttctCTAGATGGTGTATCAtagtttgcatttccctaatgaatGCTGACCAGttcatgtgttcatgtgtgtattgGAGAATCACCTATTCAAGTTCTTAACTAAAGGCACACTGTAATAACCCAGCCTGTGTTTCTCCCTTCCCAGGATTCCTACAGGAAACAAGTAGTAATTGATGGAGAAACCTGTCTCCTGGACATTCTCGACACAGCAGGTCAAGAAGAATACAGTGCAATGAGGGACCAGTACATGAGGACTGGGGAGGGCTTTCTGTGTGTATTTGCCATAAATAATACTAAGTCATTTGAAGATATTCACCATTATAGGTGGGTTTACATTGAATTAAGATGTAATTGTAGCCCCTTGATGATTGATTCTTCGCTAAGTACCATATCCCTGTGAGATCAAAGGTAGATGAGTGAAAATTACTTTTGGTCTCCTTTTACAAGGGAAGTCCTTGAAGATGAGAGTCCCGGTCAGCATGAGTAGTAATGAGGCCCAGACTCAGAGGTAGGGACTTGAGTCTGCTGGGCTCCAGAGATCTAGGAATTCTTAACTATTCTAGAGGATCTAAGACTTTTCTTAGATCCATTGTAAAAATACAAACCATAAACAGATATGAAAAGGTAGCTTGAGTTGCTACCACTCAAATGATTTAAAACGTATAATGTAGGATTGCTTGGATTGAATTAAACAATAATGGCGATAGgtacagagagagggaaagagagagaatttgAATGTTGTAAAAAGAAGTtagtgtttttttaaaagaatgatgaATCTGCATAAGAATGGCTACCTACATAATAGTGTATCAAACATACTTGTTTCTTTGGGAGTATACAGTTTTCATGAAACTGCATGTTGAGCAAATATTCCGTGTTAACCCACTTAATGttatatttaagaatatttatGTTAGCACGTTTAGTCTACTACTGGAGAAAtcagggtggagggagggtagTAGTTGTAGTGTTGGTGTGGGGTATATATCGTGAAAATGTGTTTAACTTCTCCAAATCTTTTCAGTGAGTGGAAGAACTGGAAATTTGGACCACTTTTAACTGCTGTCTACTGTGTTCTCAAATGATATCTTGGAAATTCATGGCTAATTTGGCCCCAAATTTGTATACTGAAAAGTAGCAAAATACAGAAAGAATTAACAGAATAAACTGTAGTCACTTCATTGTTGGTCTTCTAAAAATCAGTCTTTCCAGCTGCCCTTACCTTGTTCTGAGACAAAAGAGTAGTTCTTTATACCGCAGTAAGGTCTGAAAAGATTAGATGAAAAACTACAGAAATAAACAGTTCATATGTTTTCAGTACCTCTTAGTAGAGTAGTAACTGCTATAATTGTTCTGGTAATTAATGTATTACTATGCCTGAtgtataaattaaactttatcattAGTGTGTGGTGGATAGTTTGGTGCTGTCTGTGATGTCAAGTATCCGCTTGGGTTTTAGACTGTCTGTCCTTCCTGTGAGGCAGAGTTACTGAAATGTGACAGTTACAAGACTACTGTTAATTTACATCTTGGTGAAGataatttgtgtatatgtgcattttTACCACATCAATGTATATGTCTAAgattatgttctttttttaaaaaaaaacttaggttTAGCATTTTGGTCTAGAATTTTTCAGAGTTTTCTCTTATCTTTGTTATCTACCTACATAGAAACTTTTTAGATAGTAGTATTACTTTGATACATATTTGATCTTTAAGGGGTAAGGAAAGATTTTGATTAAGATAGACGGGAAAAATAACAGAGAGAAACAGCAGGGGAAATTTGTAGGCTAGGAAGAAGGGATTCTATGGGAACCATCATTGCACCCAGTTTTCTAAGGCAGAAGTATTTCTTTGTTACTAATGCCTCTGTTGCAACTTTGTTTTTTCCCCAGAGAACAAATTAAAAGAGTCAAAGACTCGGAAGATGTACCTATGGTCCTAGTAGGAAATAAATGTGATTTGCCTTCTAGAACAGTAGACACGAAGCAGGCTCAGGATTTAGCAAGAAGTTATGGAATTCCTTTCATTGAGACCTCAGCAAAGACAAGACAGGTGAGTAAAACGAGATTATCGCAAAGCGTATCGGTGACGAGACACACTCTCATGGAGTCCTGTTTGGGCCGAAGGACCCAGAACATTAGTGGCCACACCTGACAATCATGCCTGCTGGCACATATTAAATCACGTGATGTAATTGAGAATTTCCCTCCTCGCTGAACTAGATAGTAAAACAATGTTACTTGGTAAATATTCTCTTTCTTGAGAGGCTGGTGCTTCTTAATCTAGTGTACATAGTCCTTttgatcttgttttctttcttcttttggataAGGAGTAATTGAGACAGTCTGGATATGGAgtccaagctggtcttgaaccctTCATTCTCTTGTGTCAGCCTTCTCAATCCACAATGCTGGGTATTTGCTTTTCACAGTGAAAATTATTTACCTCTGGGCACATCTTAGAAATACAGGATTCAAGAAATGTAGACTCCTTTTTCAATTAAATGCTAAAAACAGTAGCACAGATTTTGAGTTTCTATTTTATAAGTACTGTCAAGAGTGGTAGTAGAAGAATTTCACtttggcagaattttttttttgatgatatatttattttggagaaagttctcACACTTTAAAAAGGAATGCTTAGATATTCATTTACTGTATTGTTCCTACAAAAATGAATGTCACATGAAGCCTGACTTTTGTTTCAAAACTGGTCTTCATTTTAAAAGTGACTTCTTTAGGTAAAATATGGTAATTTCAGTTGGTATCATTAGTCTCGGTACAAAATAAGAATCTATCATTGTTTCAGGAATTCTAGGAAGGAATATGTAAAGATATGATGGCATACAACTTCCACATATTTAGCAACTTGTCAGTTTATGACTCATAAGTTGGTTTGTAGGTTTTTCTGTTTGCTCCCCTTAAATGACTTTGTATAAAATATAACTTCTGgtacatttttaaaatgctaaacaACTAATCACATATTACCTGTATAAAAACAGGCATTCTAGCTAGAAGTTGTATCGGATTTTATAAACTGAACTTTAGAAAGACTATTCGGCGCCTGTAAATGTCTGACTTCCCTAGCAATCATATGTACCTCTTTTTAGTTAAACAAGCTCTGTAAACATGAAAAGAAAGCAGTTCTGTTTGAAGTCTTCATCTTGAGATGAAAAACTGAACTTTGTATGTTGACTGTCATATACTACAGTCAGTTTCAGTGATCCCTCATTCACAAGCTCAAGGAAGGTTTAGCAGGCATTACCTAAGTGTTATAGCCTAGGTTCCCAAGGACTGcaaagactgttttttttttcattttctttactttttttttttttttttaatttttgttgccagtccttgggcttgaactcagggcctgggcactgtccctgagcttttctgctcaaggctagccctctactacctgagccacagcaccatttttcactttttctgagtagattattgtggatagtctcatagactttcctgcccaagctggcttcaaactgcaatcctcagatctcagcctcctgagtaaggattacagacgtgagctgactggtgcctggctctttcatttgctttttactGATTTTTCTCTGACTGTTTTTCTCAGGAGCGAAAGAACTCATGAAACTTGATTATATTTGTAACTTCTCTGCTTACATGaaacaaaaaatcagaaaactAAATTGTATTGAAAACATTTGCAAACCTACTAGCTAGATTCTGCCATGAAATTTTTTTCCACTTGTATTATTGATGACTTTAAAAGATAGGCTTTAGATTGGtgagctttttacttttttttttttttttttttgccagtcctgggcttggactcagggcctgagcactgtccctggcttctctttgctcaaggctagcactctgccacctgagccacggcgccccttctggccgttttccatatatgtggtgctggggaatcgaaccaagagcttcatgtgtaggaggcaagcactcttgccactaggccatattcccagcccacatttttttaatttatttttttttgccagtcctggggcttgaactcatgacctgggcactgtcctgaggttttgctcaaagctagcactctaccacttgagccacagtgccacttctggccttatctGTGTATagggttctgaggaatcgaacccaggacttcatgcatgctaggcaagcactctaccactaagccaccttcccggTCCTAGTGATCATTTTAATTGACACTTTACAAGGCACATGTGAGATGACTCCAGATAAAGGGTTAGGggaatggagtctctcagactcatAGCAGATGCATCAGCTGGGCCCAGGGGAACTGGAGCTGAAAGGCATCATGGGTGACTACACTAAGGATCCCTGCTGGGGTGTCCCTCTCCCCCTGGGCTGGCACTAACCAGGTGCTCTTCCTGGCTGGCTGGTTGACTACCCCCAAAGTGCTGAATGATTGCTGCTCGATGTTGGTGATTTTATGTATGGCAACATCCACCATTGGTTAGAAACTGCCTGCTTTCCTAGATTTAGACTGGTTGGTAGCCTTGAGTTTCTcagaatttcattttgtattttgaagGTATATGATTCACTTGAATTGCTTCACAGCATTTATGTGGGTTTATTAATATGTAGAGGATAAGATAAAAGCACTTAAAGAATATGtgactatttttcatttttgttgttttattgatGGTTTTAAGTAAATATGTTCCTAAGCTGTAATTTGGATATTTAATTTCTCTATGATTTAAGTGGGCTTGTTGATTCGCTTAGAAAATAATTTGGTTTGAAACATTCATTATCCTTGAGGTTGATTTGATAATTGTATATTTGGAAGATTCTAAAGAGCTATTCAAAATGACCTTAATAGAAGTTGTAACAagtctttttaaaataagttttataaGTCTAGTTTTTGTAAAGTTTGAAGCCCTAGCCCCTGCCTTTTGCAGAATCCTGTTACTCATGTTATTTGCGTATTTTTATTGTAGTCCACTAGCAATTTCTTACATGCTCAGATTGTAGTCTTGTACCAGACCCTAAGATAGAAACACCAACAAATTAAGGTTAATAGGAACTGAAAGTTAATTCAGAAGTTCTCATAGATAGAAATAGAAATCCAGGGATGGTAAGTTTTTCTTATGGAGGGCCAGATAATCCAACATGGTTTCTATTAAATGGTGACTTTTCCCCCTCCTTTAAAAATGCCAAACTCACTCTTGGCTTGTGTGTGGTAGTGCAAAATAGTCTGTGGCTATATTGATCCCTCCAGATAACTTATAACACAATAGTTCAGGCAGGACTTTGAACTTAAAATGTGCATATTTtgtgaaaaggaaacaaatgctCTTCTAATACTTTTAAAGATTCTTAGTAAGGATTGTAGATTACATATATAATctatattatgtgtgtatatataacaataaaataaaatatagttataCATATAGCTATTAATAGTCATTTTCACCCTTCATCTGAAAGGAAATGAGTTCGGTTTTGCCAGTATGCAGTGTGTAGTCCCTGTGCTCATGcctctgaaataaaaaaaaatagggactGCTTGGCAAAGCCATTAGTGAAAGCTTACCATAGGTTATTTAATGAACTATGCAAAAGGACAGACTTCCTCAGAAGCCATAATGCTGTTTATTAGTTGTGTGCATGAGTCATCGTTTGAACTTGAACTTTTGTGAGATTTGAGCACCTTCTGTATACCATAGTGGGCGCCTAGAGAGGAGGGGTATTGCACTTGTCAAGGTTGCTTGAGAAAGTTAGGATGCCATGTGAGTTTTCattgtttctccatttcctctaccCATGAAGGCTGATCTAATTCATCTTTCTGTAGTTAGGATATTTAATGTGTTATTTCCTTGCAAGCATGTTGCAAGGATTTTGTAGGTTCAGCAGAAATACTTGATAAAGTGAAATCCCTTAATGAAGGCCAAGACAGGATGATCCAGAATATTCTCCACTAACATTCCCTCCTCTGTAGGGGTCCTTTGTACCCTTGTTCTTGTGGTGTGTTTTGTGTTGACAACATCATCAAACcttttattcaaaaagaaatgatataATTAGACTgttttttgtacatattttcattGCTTAGAATTTCTTAGGCATTTAGAGTGCATATATATGTTATGAAGCTATGTCCTATTGTGTGCTAATCAAGAACTTAAGCATCTTGTTACAATGGATATTAAGTATGTTTCACTTTATTGTAACAATTATTTACAATTGTTGGAATATGTATCCAATATTGTTTTCCATGCTGTATCccattttgtgattttttaattaagaacCAGCACCAGGGCAGGACAAACAAGACTGACCTGTTGTTGTCATGTCAGGAGGACTTTGAAATTGTTACCTGAATAATAACTAACTTAAGTCTTTTAAAAGGATGGTAAATGACTGTGCTTTAAAAATCCAGTTTGGATTTCATACAGTGTGCTAATCAGTCCAAATCAGTGGGGCGGGAGGCCGTCTCTTCTTTGTGATTCTTGcttcctggtctctctctgcATTGCTAATAATAAAATCATACATTCCAATATTGGTGATGGGGGTGCTCACTGAAAACACAGACACACCCAAACTGATTTTAGAAGTAAGTTGCAATCAGAATCTGCTCCCACCAATTTAGTAGGCTGGTCACTACTTGCACTTGCCCCCAGCATGTGAAGGCTGAATAAAGGTTTAGATCCCTGAAATTGTTCAGAAAATATGAGCTTTTGCCTGGTTTGTCTCTACAAGAGGATGAGAAAGTAATTGAGATCATTATTCCCTTAGTTTTCAAAAAGGGAATTATATTTGAAAATACCAAGTGACAGCAGCCTGGACTGGACTCAGCAAGGCATTATctcagaaaacacaaaagaaaatttcaaatacatatttttcttaaggataaaagaataaaaataaccttTTTCTCTTAAACATTAATGATAAATCTATGAAAAAGTCTAGGTATAAAACCAAtattgaatgatttttaaaaagagccaaAGATTTTTATTTGTGGTTGTCTCACTTAGCCAGTAGTTGATTAAATTTATTCCATCAAAATTAAGATAAAGCTGGGCAttaaggctcacacctgtcatcctggctactcatgaggcgatctaaggattgctgttcacagccagccaggacaggaaaatcccatgagactcttatctccaatgtgccaccagaaaaccggaagtagagctgaagctcaaagtagtagagcgttggccttgagcaaaagggctcaggggcagtgcccaaggtcctgaattcaagccccacaactgacccccccccaaaaaaaaaacaattaagatAAATGTTTTCTTGCCAGTAATGATTTGCTACTTCATTATTGGAAACAAATATATCATTTGGTATATTAGAACCTTGAggtatacattttaatatttaatgtatttacATATCTGCTTCTTAACTGAAATCTAATTTTATGGATTTTAAAGTTGCAATTTAAAGGTAACACTTGCTGGATTCAGCCAGAGCAGTGCTCTTTCTCTTACAATGTGTAAAAATTTTAGCGTACTCCAAAGAATTGAAGTCGTAGCACTAAGGCAGTATATGGATACACACAGATGACTGCAAAAAATAAGCCCTGGTTGTGGATGCTCTTGTATGTGCTAGCAGTGGCTGTTTCTCtgtctggatttttaaaaagtcagatgtttgctatttcttagctttttaaaGTGCTGGGTTCATTTTGTCAGAATTAATTCAAAGGAAACTTTTCTTTGACCACTCACCAACATATGCCACTTCTTCAAGTGAACAGTTCATTCTTCAAAtacaaaaggaacaaaataagcccaaaataaaatttaaaaaccagcAGAAATAAAGATATGCCAGCTTTCCTAAATGTTTCCGTCTTTTAGAAGAATGAACACAAatattctgtcttttaaaaaatttttattggtggtgtttagttctggggcttgaactcagacctgaaCATTGTCACTAAGCAAAGTTCAAGGTGGGTGGGTGCTCtatgccttgagccacagctccacatttagcttttttgatgattaattggatataagagtctcataggctttcttgcccatactggcttttgaacctcaatcctcaggtttcagtctcctgagaagctaggattacaagcatgagccaccggcgccctgcTAACATTCTGCCTTTGACACTAACTTGCGTGTCTCTTTTAGATGGAAGCTTCTACTTTGACGGCATGTTTTTCTGAACAGATTAGTTATGCATCCTCTCTGACCTTCAGGGTAATTTTCTGGGCTTGAAATATGAAAATCTTCATCCACATAATGGCTATGTACACCTTTTGTTATCATGGCCTATAAGCAAATCCCTTTAGAATATTTAAATTGAAATATAAGGAACAAAGCCAGTAGAGTTTGAACAGTGTTCTTCTGcaagttatttattcattttgtgctggtccgggacttgaactcagggcactgatgcagagttttttgctcaaggctagcactctaccacttgagccacagtgccactttggctttttctgtatatgtggtgctgaggaatcgaacccagggcttcatatatatgaggcaaacactttaccactagatcatattcccactcctaggctggctttgaactgtgaccctcatctcagcctccccagtagctagggaaacaggtgtgagcaaccagtaccTGCAAGGCATTTTTAACACTTGCAGCAAAGATACAGCTTGGTTTCTGTTTTATATTTACCTactgatattttaatattttggtaAACAGCCCTTCATTAATATTCACAAAAGCCTGTCACCTCTCCCAGAAATAGACTGAAAATGTCTAACTGAAGattgggaagacttggaaaaaaaattattttaagcgaAGCAAGCCAGaaccccaaagaaacataggctgtatgttttccctcatttgtaataactagactatgtctaggatagtcttagcagaggatcacaatagctcaatagttatgtgcatatgaatataaaaaaggatgcttatcaaaatgaagtaa
This genomic window from Perognathus longimembris pacificus isolate PPM17 chromosome 27, ASM2315922v1, whole genome shotgun sequence contains:
- the Kras gene encoding GTPase KRas isoform X2, giving the protein MTEYKLVVVGAGGVGKSALTIQLIQNHFVDEYDPTIEDSYRKQVVIDGETCLLDILDTAGQEEYSAMRDQYMRTGEGFLCVFAINNTKSFEDIHHYREQIKRVKDSEDVPMVLVGNKCDLPSRTVDTKQAQDLARSYGIPFIETSAKTRQRVEDAFYTLVREIRQYRLKKLSKEEETPGCVKIKKCVIM
- the Kras gene encoding GTPase KRas isoform X1; amino-acid sequence: MTEYKLVVVGAGGVGKSALTIQLIQNHFVDEYDPTIEDSYRKQVVIDGETCLLDILDTAGQEEYSAMRDQYMRTGEGFLCVFAINNTKSFEDIHHYREQIKRVKDSEDVPMVLVGNKCDLPSRTVDTKQAQDLARSYGIPFIETSAKTRQGVDDAFYTLVREIRKHKEKMSKDGKKKKKKSKTKCIIM